TATTTGCTCTATGTTGTTCATTTATATCGTTTTATAGCAAAAACAATATACTGATTTTCAGTCTAATAAACAACTCTTGTTTTTTTCATTTCATAATGCACAACGGGTTTAACTATGCTAATATTAAATTAGATACACCAATGAGAAGTAATCAGAAAGATTATATTCCTCAATTTTCATTGTACAAGAAAAAGCGAAAACGAATTGAGACATTTTTCTCTCAACTTTGCGACCAATTTATGATTAAAAGAAACTATGCTAAAACTTTTGAAGGCTTTAAAACAAGGATAATCAGTAAAATAACCGCCGCAACGGTTATTCAATATATCAATAAATTTATCTTCCAAAGAAAATTAAATCATCTAAAAATCAGTATTATTTAAAATGCACAACGAGTTTAAAGCCGTGTTTCTCTAGAATAGTCTTAGCTTCTTTGGAGCGTCTTCCAGAACGACAGAAAAGTACAATATTCTGCGAAGAATTTAGCTTATCTAAACTCGTTGTGCATTTTAAATAATACTGATTTTTAGATGATTTAATTTTCTTTGGAAGATAAATTTATTGATATATTGAATAACCGTTGCGGCGGTTATTTTACTGATTATCCTTGTTTTAAAGCCTTCAAAAGTTTTAGCATTGTTTCTTTTAATCATAAATTGGTCGCAAAGTTGAGAGAAAAATGTCTCAATTCGTTTTCGCTTTTTCTTGTACAATGAAAATTGAGGAATATAATCTTTCTGATTACTTCTCATTGGTGTATCTAATTTAATATTAGCATAGTTAAATAAATCTATTTGAACTTTTGCTGATAAATAGCCTCTATCTCCAATTAAAGTACAGTTTCGCATTTGCTCACCAATATCTTTTAAATAGTGGATGTCGTGAACGGATGCAGGGCTTATATCAAAATTCTTAATCACACCATTTAAAGAACATACTGCGTGTAGTTTATAGCCATAGAAATATAATTTCTGTGAAGCACAATAACCATATGTTGGTGAAGAATAGGATTGCTCTTTACAAATTTTTGAACGAGTAGAACGAACGTTTTCACAAACTTTCATTGGCATGCTATCAACGATAAAAATATCTTCAAACTCATTGAACTCCATCGAAATACGCTGTCTAATTTGCTCTGTTTGTAGGGATAGTCTTCGTTTTCGCTTATTGTAAACACTTCTTTCAATTTTGTTTATCAGAGAGTTTGGCAATTTTCTAAATAACTGTAATT
This Riemerella anatipestifer DNA region includes the following protein-coding sequences:
- a CDS encoding rhodanese-like domain-containing protein translates to MYLPKKIKSSKNQYYLKCTTSLDKLNSSQNIVLFCRSGRRSKEAKTILEKHGFKLVVHFK
- a CDS encoding IS982-like element ISRa1 family transposase — translated: MNNLEQIYERILEVLGLFSENQLISYQRRTPKMSDLEVISLNITAEYLSIDSELQLFRKLPNSLINKIERSVYNKRKRRLSLQTEQIRQRISMEFNEFEDIFIVDSMPMKVCENVRSTRSKICKEQSYSSPTYGYCASQKLYFYGYKLHAVCSLNGVIKNFDISPASVHDIHYLKDIGEQMRNCTLIGDRGYLSAKVQIDLFNYANIKLDTPMRSNQKDYIPQFSLYKKKRKRIETFFSQLCDQFMIKRNNAKTFEGFKTRIISKITAATVIQYINKFIFQRKLNHLKISII